The window TTGGCTATAAGACCTATTCTTTGCGGAAAAGGGAAGCCGTTTGCGACCCCAAACAGGTGTTTTTCAACGCACTGCTGCCATCTGCGAAGTTAAAGGGCAGTGAAGCCGTAACGGATTTGCACATCGGACCCAATATCTTGGAGAATGCTTTACTACGCGTTGAAGTTAACCAGCAAAACGGTACGCTGCGCATTACCGACAAACAAAGCGGTCTTATCTATGAAGGTTTGGGCGCCTTTGAAAGCGGAGGGGATGCTGGAGATACCTATAATTATGCAGCCCCATTAGTTGATCAAGTGCTCCGCACGACGGAAACTCCAGTTAGTGTACACGTTTCCGCAGCCGAGGTTGGTTATGCGAAAGGAACGCTTCAAGTGGATATCGATTGGTCCTTGCCGAAGAGACTTAGCGGTGACCGATTAAGCAGAGAGGCTGCTTACACAGATTATCGGATTACGAATTATGTGACGCTTGCTGCAGGATCCGCAAGAGTGGATGTGCGCACGGCGTGGAACAATCAAGCGGAAGACCATCGACTACGGGTGTTGTTTCCACTTGGTGAGAAGTTCAAAGTCTCACACGCCGAAGGGCATTTCGATGTTGTGGAAAGAGAAGCATCTGTTAAAGATCACGGTAATGGATGGCCAGAAACGTATGTACAGCAGAAGCCTCAACAAGGTTTTGTCAGTGTGAATGGCAGAGATAAAGGAATGACAGTTGCCAATAAAGGGCTGACTGAGTATGACATGCTCGATGATGAGCAGGGTACACTAGCAATCACTTTGTTAAGGGCTGTAGGCTGGTTGTCTGGGGAAGATACGTTGATTCGGGTCGGCGGCGCTGGTCCTGAAACACCTGTACCCGATGCGCAGAGTCTTGGTTTCAATGAAACGGAGTATGCGATCTTCGTCCACCAAGATGATTGGCTAGAATCTAATATGTTTACAAGGGTTCATGAGTACTTAACAGCCAGCTATGGATCAATAACTGGGAAACATGCAGGTGTTTTGGCAAAGAAAGATGGTTGGCTGGAAATAGAGGGAAATCATACCCTCATGCTCAGCGCCTGCAAAAAAGCGGAGAAGTCCGATGCCCTTATATTGCGTTTCTGGAATACAGCTAAAAAAGCGACCTCAGCAAAAGTAAGAATGCAGATAAAGCCCGATCAGGTACGCTACGTGAAATTGAATGAGCAGCCAATGGATACGAAAGACCTCGTCATGGATGCCGATGGAGCATTCACGGTTCATGCAAAAGGTGCCGAAATCATTACGCTCGAAATCAGCATTCAGTCTGTAAAAACCAAATAGATAAAAAGGAGAGATTATCATGAATACTGAATTAAGACCCAAAAACGTCATTACGCTCAAACAAGCCTTAGAGGTAGCCGAAAAATACGGGTTCGCTATAGGCTCGTTTTCCCCTCGATATACACCAATGATTACGCCCGTTTTGAGGGCTGCCGAGAAGATGAAATCTCCGGCCATTGTTCAGATATCTCATAAAGAACTAATCCGATATGGAATTACACCTAAGGAATTCGCCGATGAATTTTATGAAAAAGTGGTGTCAGAAGGAATAACCGTGCCCCTAGTCCTGCATCTTGACCATACCAAGGAATTGGAAACCATCGCTCTTGCGATTGACGCCGGCTTCACCTCGGTCATGATTGATGCGTCCGAGAAAAATTTAGAGGACAATATTAGCACCTCCAAAGAGGTCGCAGATTATGCCCATGCGAAGGGTGTTTCCGTTGAAGCAGAGCTTGGCATGATCGGAACGACGGATTTCGTGGAAACAGATAAAGATGAGGAGCTGTACACCGATCCTCAGGAAGCGAAACGATTTGTTAATGAAACGAATATCGATGCATTGGCGGTTTCCTGCGGGACAGCCCATGGCGTTTATATGGTTAGACAGCCTAAAATCGATGTCGCTCGATTGCAAGAAATTCGTTCATTAACCCCTGTACATCTTGTTCTGCATGGCGGTTCAGGCGTACCTGCCGAAATGATGGAAGGTGCCATTCGCCTTCCAAGCGGCGGTGTGAGTAAAGTGAATATCGCAACAGACTTGGAGCTTTCTTTCTTAGGTGCATTAGAACGCGAAGAGAGACTGACGAATGAAGAATGCAAAGCATTGGAACCTTCTCTATTGGAAAAGGGGAGAGCCGCTGTTGAAAACACGGTCATCGATAAAATGATTCATTTCTTAGGAAGCAAAGCGCAGGCAGATCATTTTGCTTAAAGTGATAATGGGATAAATGACTGGGGAATGGGAGCTTATATGGAAAAAAAGGTGATTTGGAGCATCGGATCGCAGACCCCGATGAGGGTTATAGGCTGCAGGTTACCATGCTAAAGTCGGATCAGATATTGAAGCTTGGAGACATTCATTGGATAAGCTGTTGACCTATGATATTGACTTGATGACCTTCGGTCATTTGCCTCCGACGTTGGTCTACGATGCCAAAACGAAAGTAGTTGAGGCACGGAAACAGTTAGGTGTTTATTTTAACCCATGGTTCAAGCCCATGCATGAGACTTTCTAGTATTAAATTCACTTTATTACATTGCTAATTATCAAATAAAGGTAGGGGAAATTATGAAACAGAAGAAACTTTACATGATCGGGAATGCTCATCTGGATCCAGTTTGGCTTTGGCAGTGGCAGGAAGGCTTTCAAGAAACGAAAGCAACCTTCCGGTCAGCACTCGATCGCATGAAGGAATATGATGATTTTATTTTCACCTCGAGCTCCGCTGCAAACTATGAATGGGTTGAAAATAACGACAAAAAAATGTTTGAAGAAATTAAGGAACGCGTACGTGAGGGCCGTTGGCAAATCGTTGGCGGATGGTGGATACAACCGGATTGCAACATTCCCGGCGGGGAATCGTTTGTCCGTCAAGGCTTATATGGCCAGCGTTATTTCAAGGAGAAATTAGGCGTCACAGCGAAGGTGGGTTATAACGTCGATAGCTTTGGACATCACGGCATGCTGCCGCAAATATTGCTCAAAAGCGGTATGCCTTATTATATTTTTATGCGTCCTATGCCTAATGAGAAAGGCTTGCCTGGTCGTCTATTTCACTGGGAATCGGATGATGGCAGCCGCGTGCTGACCTACCGGATACCATTTGAGTACTGCACATGGGGCAAGGACCTCGAGAAGCATGTTCGCCGTTGTATGGAAGAGCTGAAGGATCCCTTTGGCAACTTGATGGTTTTCTACGGGGTTGGTAACCACGGGGGAGGCCCAACGAAAGAAAATATCGACAGCATCAAACGGATGAATGGGCTGCCTGAATTTCCGACAATGGAGATGGCTGCACCGAATGAATTTTTCGCTGATATGGAAGCCATGCAGCTGCCAATTCCAGTTGTCCACGACGATCTTCAGCACCATGCCAGTGGTTGTTATGCGGTTCATTCGGGGATTAAGCATTGGAATCGTCAAGCTGAGAATAAACTCATCGCTGCTGAAAAATGGTCCTCATGGGCTGAATTAAGAACAGGGCAAGCCTATCCAACAGATTTTCATCGTGCATGGAAAAATGTGTTGTTTAACCAATTCCATGATATCCTTGCCGGAACTAGTCTTGAATCGGCATATGAGGATGCACGCAATATGCACGGTGAAGCGATGACGATTGCAGAGCGTGGCCTGAACTATGCGATACAATCCATTTCTTGGCATATCGGCATTGAACAGGAAGATGGCATGAAGCCAATCGTTGTATTTAATCCTCATTCTTGGGAAAGCACCGTTAATATCGAGTTAGAAATTGGCGGCATCAAGGATACGACGATACTGGTAGATGAGAACGGCAAGCAGGTTCACTTCCAATTGGTGCAATCTCAGGCAACGGCTGGCGGCAGATACCGTCTTAGCTTTATTGCCCAGCTGCCGTCCATGGGGTACCGGGTGTATAAGGTGCTAACAGCTTCACAGGAACCCAAATTGGTATCACAACCGATTAAAGCGAATGATTATGCGTTGGAAAATGATAGATTCCGCCTGGAATTTGATCCGAAGACAGGCTTCATTTCCAGCTTATTTGATAAAAAAGTAAATGTTGAAGTTTTCCGCGGACCCGCGGCGAGACCCGACGTTATTGAAGATAAGTCAGATACTTGGAGTCATAATGTTTTTCATTTCAACAATAAGGTTGGCGAATTTATAGCAACAAGCGTTCAACGCGTCGAGCATGGCCCGGTTAAATCAGTCATCAGAGTCACAAGCGAATATGGCAGCTCCAAGATCGTGCAGGATTTCACCTTGTATAAACAATTGGACTATATCGATGTCAAAGTGACAGTGGATTGGCGTGAACAGTTTAAAATGTTGAAATTGGTATTCCCAATTAATTTGGTATTTACGAAACAGACGTATGAGATCCCATACGGCTTCAAGGAACGGGAGCATAATGGGGAAGAAGAGCCAGGTCAAAGCTGGGTAGATTATGGCGGCATTTTGCGTGACATTGGAGAGCACGGAGGAACTTCCTATGGTGTTTCCCTGATGAATGATGCGAAATACAGCTACAGCATTATGAATAAAGAGCTGGCGATGACGGTGATACGCAGCCCGATTTATGCCCATCATGATCCTGTAGTTCCAGAGCCTAAGGGGCACTATTCCTTTATCGATCAAGGCATTCAGACGTTTAATTACAGACTGCAGCCGCATCAAGGCAGCTGGGAGCAGGCTGGAACGGTTAAGCATGCACTGGAGTTAAATCAGCGTCCGATTACGATTATCGAATCTTACCATGAGGGAGAGCTTCCACAGAAGGATTCCTATTTGACGGTAGATAAGGACAACATCATCGTCAGTGTAGTGAAAAAAGCCGAAGAAGGCAGCGATCTGATTATTCGCGCTTATGAGACAACGCGAGAAACGACCGAAGCGACCATTCGATTACCTCACTTGAATCGTGAAATTACAGCCAAATTCGGTCCTTGTGAAATTAAAACCTTCCGTGTTCCTTCTGATCCGAGCCTCTCGGTGACAGAGACGGATCTAATCGAGTGGTAAGGCGGTGTCAGAGATGGCAATAAAGCAAATTAGTTTGAACGGAAGCGATTGGCTCTTCAAAGACTTCTTGGGTGAGGACTGGATATGGCGACATGCAGAAAAACCAGACTCCAAAGATAGTCGTTGGTGGAGGAAAGGAACGGTTCCTGGAACCGTTCTCTATGACCTTTGGCAAAATGGTGAGGTTTCGGACCCCTACTTTGAGCGTAATAGTCTTTTGGCGGAATGGGTGCCTGAACGAACGTGGATTTATAAAAAATCGTTCGACATCGATGCTTCCATGTTGGGTCAACGTGTCCAGCTTCATTTTAAGGGTGTTGATTTTGAGGCGCAGTTTTTTCTGAATGGTGCCAAAATTGGTCATCACAAAGGCATGTTTACGGCAGCCGTATTTGATGTCACGGATATCCTTCATTATGGCGGGTCGAATCTATTGTCTGTTGTCATTGAAAAAGCACCGGACGAACAGCCGCAGGTTAGCAAAACAAGCTACGTTCGCGAACATAAAAGCCGGATGACGTATTGGTGGGATTTCTGCCCGCGGATGATACATCAAGGGATATGGGACGATGTGTATTTGGATGTCACGGGTCCGATTCGTATCGAGGATATTTATGTGAGGTCAACGCTTTCCAATGATTTTGGGCTAGCTAATCTTACGATAGATTCGACGATTTCCTCTGGGAAACAAGCGGAAGTACGTGTGGAGACCTGCATTTTTTCAGGTGATGAGCAAGTAAGTTCTGTCGTATCTGTTCACCTCGTTAATGAGGGGGAAACCAAGCTTAGCTCGATTGTTGAGCTTAACCATCCGCGTCTATGGGAGCCGAACGGTTCGGGCGAAGCCCATTTGTATCAAGTCCGGATTAACGTGTTTGAAAAGATAAATGAGCCAGAGCGGCGTGCCGACAGCCAGCTTAGTTCAGTTAAAGAAACAACCTTCGGCATTCGAACAGTTGCCTGGCATCGGAATGAAACACCTGATCAAACGGCAAGGCCTTATGTGCTAGTGGTCAATGAGCATAAAACGTACATCAAAGGTTGGAACTGGGTACCTATGGATGTCATGTATGGTAGAGAGCAGCCGGCTAAGCTAGAAAGACTGTTAACGCTAGCCAAACAAGCAGGAGTTAATATGCTGCGAGTATGGGGTGGTGGGCTGATTGAGAAGGATGCCTTCTATGAGCTGTGCAATCGTTATGGCATCATGGTTTGGCAGGAATTCATCCAATCCAGCTCTGGGATTGCGAACAAACCGAGTGAAGATGAGGCTTTTATCACGATGATGGTGCAGGAAGCTGAACAAATCATTCCGAGAAAGAGAAATCATCCTTCTCTTGTTCTGTGGTGTGGAGGTAACGAGCTGCAGGATAGCGATGATCGGCCTCTTGACGATACGGAGCCCGTATTGGAAGCCCTTAAACAAGTGGTTGAAACTTTGCATCCAGATGCGCTTTGGCTGCCGACATCGCCTACCGGTCGATGCTTCTCAAATACGCTGGACAACATTGAGCAGGATCCTACTGGGCAGCATGACGTGCATGGCCCTTGGGAGTTTCAGGGGTTGTCGCAGCAATATGAGCTCTATAACAAAGGAACCTCGCTGCTTCATAGTGAGTTCGGCGTAGAGGGAATGACGCATTTAAAGACGCTGAACTATACGATTTCGGAGTCCAACCAGTGGCCAGCAACCCGGGATAATCCTATTTATTTTCACCGAGGTTCTTGGTGGATTAATGAACCTATGATCCAGTCCTCCTTCGGTAATGAGCTTCATCATCCAGAGGCGCTGATACGCGCAAGTCAGTTTCTACAAGCAGAGGGACTAAGGTATGCGGTAGAATCTAATCTTCGACGGATGTGGCAAAATAGCGGAACACTCCCATGGCAGTTTAATGAGCCATTCCCGAATGCTTATTGTACTTCCGCGCTTGATTACTTTACGAACCCTAAGCCGATTTACTACGCGATGGCTAAAGCCTATCAAACTATACAAGTTTCAGCCAGCTTTGCTACGATTGCATGGGAAGGTCGGGAAACTTTTAAAGCGGATGTATGGGGTGTTCAGACAGATAGGATCGAACTGGGAGAGTTAACCTCGCAATGGCGTTTAGTTGGAGCAAGCGGACACCTATATGCCGAAGCCGAGTGGCAAGGGAAAGTAGTGCCCAATGCGGCAATTCGACTTGGGACGTTTGAACTGCCTCTCCAGCAGCTGCAAGAGGATGTGTTCTTCTTCCGCATCAATCTAGTAAACGCCGCGAAGGAAGTTATTAGCAGTAATTGCTATCCTTTTAGCGTTAAAGCTAATTTGGTACCGATGTTAGTACTACCCCAAACTAGCCTACAGGTGGAGAAGACTCTTACGGAAAAAGGGGGAGTCTGGCAGCTTCAAGTTACGAATGTTGGCACACATGCTGCTTTTATTGTTCATCTGGAGGATGCTCGTTCGGTAACGGCAGAAGACTATGTTTATTATTCGGATAATGATTTCTCCTTATTCCCAGGCGAAAGTAAGACAATTAACGTCAGGTGGAGCTCCATTCCTGAAGCTGACAGGAAACTGAACGTATCTGCTTGGAACAGCCCGGTTCAGCACATTTGATGATCGTTAGGACTTAATAGCCTCTTTTAAAGGGGGATTTTACGGGAAACTCTCTTGACAACCCTACTAAGAAAAGCGATATTAGAATTTGCATATCTTCATTGAGAAATCCCCAATCAGAAATCCCTTTCTGATTCGGAAACTAATAGTGTAAAGGTATTCGAGGATTAGAGGGGGATAAAAATTATGATTGCCATACATCGCAGAACCAAAATAAAAGAAATTCTCTTCCAAGAACGCAGTGTTAAAGTAGCTGATTTGGTGAAGGAATTCAATGTCTCCGAAGAAACCATTCGTCGCGATCTGAACCAATTGGAGCAGGAAGGCATCATTCAAAAAAATTATGGCGGCGCCATTTTAATGGAAGAATTACAAAATAATTCACAAATTATTCCTCCAGTTGAGCAGCGGAGATTCCAATTTTACGAGGAGAAAGATGCGATCGGGAAAATGGCCGCTTCGCTGGTGGAAGGCAATCAAATCGTCATATTAGACGCTGGTTCAACAACCTGGTGTGTGGCTCGTCACCTACGAAATGTGCCAAAGCTAATGGTGGTTACGAACGGGACAGATGTAGCGGAGGAAAGCAGTCAAAATGAAGATGCTTCAGTCTTTGTAATTGGCGGGAAGCTAATTAAGAAATCAATGAGTCTTGTAGGTCCCCAAGCGGAACTAGAGCTGCAAAAATATAATGCCGATTTCTCCTTTTTAGGCGCTTCTGGGATAACCATGCGTAAAGGATTTACAAGCTCTGATCTCTATGAAGCTGAAGTAAAGCGAGCCATGATATCAGCAGGACAAAAGATTGTCATTGTTGCGGATCACAGTAAATTCGAGCGGCAAGGTCTGGTCTCTTTTTCTAGCTTTCAAGATGTTGATATTCTGGTTACAAGTGACTTAGTAGAACCGAGTATTCTTGATGAAATCCGCCAGTGCGGTGTGCAGGTGATTGTTTGTCCTGTGAAGGAATTGATCCTTTATGAAGACGAATGAGAGTTAAAGCAACAGTGAAAAATAGTGGGTGGTCCGAAAGAAGCCTCTGTGGCATCTAGGACCCCTGCTTTTTTTGCTACTAAAATGCGGATATTTGATGTATAACATACAGCTTCTCAACTCAATTGTGTAGGTTTGATACAAATGAATCTGAACAACAACGGGGTTTGTTTATCTGTTAAATTAAGTATTGACAATCTCATGTGTAAGCGATAACATGTAAATATAGAAATCGCCATAATTGAAAGTGGGAACGATCCCAAACAAATGTGAAAAACGTAATAGGCAGGCTCCTTTTTTTGAAAACAAAATGGGAACGTTCTCAAAAAGTGTGGCCTACCATCAAAGTAAGCAAAAAAACAATCTTTTATCCTTAAAAATGGGAACGTTCCCGAAAATGCAAATTCAATCGCTATGTTCGAATATAGAGGGGGGCAGCCGATGAATCCTACGATTCATGACGTCGCAAGAGTAGCGAACACATCCAAAAGTACAGTATCACGTTATTTAAATGGTCAAAAAGTAAAGAAAGCAACAGAAGAGGCCTTAGAGAGGGCGATTATAACTCTTAATTATCATCGGAATGAAAATGCTCGAAGATTAGTCATGAGTCGGACGAATACGATCGGTATCGTGGTCGACAACATTTCGAACATATTCTACTCGGGCATTATTAGAGGGATTGAAGCCGTAGCCATTAAGAAAGGCTATAACTGTATATTCTATAGTGGAACGTCAAATGCCAAACAAGAGGCGTCCTTCCTCCATCTACTTTTTGAAGGACAGGTTGACGGTATTATCCTTCTTAGCTTCCAGAAGCGGGATCCACTTGAACTGGAGCGAATGATGGATGTTCCGTATCCGCTTGCATTAATTGGCGATCATGGGGAAATGGACGGCTTATTCTCCGTTGATATCGACAACGCATCTGGGGTTGCTGATCTGGTTACCTACCTGCATGAATTAGGGCATCGTCGAGTAGCCTATATTTCGGGTCCTGCTCACATGGGACCAATTAAGTACCGGTTGAAAGGCTTGCAGCAGAAGATGCACGAATTGCACATAGAATTCCGTCCTGAGTGGGTCGTGTCGTCGGATTGGACGAATCAAGGCGGATACGAAGCCATGAAAGAGCTGCTTAAAGAAGAAGGCTTTACAGCAGTCATTGCCTCCAGTGATGAAACAGCAATCGGTGCACTTCGCGCGTTACAGGAACAAGGGATTCAAGTGCCTAACCAAATGTCGATTGTCGGATTTGACGATATTACCTTGTCGAGTTGGGTCTCCCCGCCATTGACAACAGTTCGTCAGCCTCTACAAGACGTTGGGATGAAGGCTGCGGAAGGCTTGTTTGCCCAAATAGAAGGAGAAGAAGTAGAGAGAACGTCTCATTTATTTAAACCTACACTGATGATTCGTCAATCTTGTACCAAACTTTAGAAAAGAGTTGAGACCGATGATTTCAAAAATCAACAAGTCGAATTACGGTTATCTATTTATAGCTCCATTTTTCATAGGATTTGGCATCTTTGGTTTGATTCCGATTTTATATACGTTTTATTTAAGCTTTACAAAATGGGATGGATTTACAGATCCTGTTTATGTCGGTTTGGCCAATTATTCACGTCTTTTACATGATACGTACTTCTATCAAACGATAGGGAACACCTTGATTATTTGGGTCATGTCTATTGTTCCACAGCTGATCATTGCCCTCATTCTTGCGATTATTTTGAATGAGAAATTCATTCGCGGCAAGCATTTTTTCAGGGCTGTGTACTACTTTCCACATATCATTACACCAATTACGCTTGGCGTCATGTTCAGCTTAATGTTTGACTGGCAAACGGGTTCGGTGAATAAAGTGTTGATGGATTTAGGAATCGTTAGCGAGCCGGTGAACTGGTTTAGCAGCCCTTGGTGGTCGCGAACGATTGTATCGGCCGTTATTTGCTGGCAATATTTCGGATTTAATCTGATCGTGTTTATCGCGGGACTGCAATCCATTTCTGATGAAGTGTATGAAGCGGCCAAGATGGATGGCGCGAATAAATGGAAAAGCACCCTATATATTACGCTGCCTATGCTGCGTCCTGTCTTTCTGTTCACCTTCATTACTTCCGTAATTGGTGGTCTGCAATTGTTTGATGCTCCACTGATGCTCGGAGATGGTCCTAATAATACGACCCGAACTATGGTTATGTACCTCTATCAAACCGCATTCAAAAATTTCGATTACAGCTACGGAGCAACAGTCGCGTATGGTATTTTCGTTGTTGTCATGATTTTGACGGCCATCACAGCGAAAGCTTCAAAGCTTAATGAGTAGGAGGTGACGACCCTTGATTAAGAAAGCGTTTCAATTCGATTGGTTTATTTTGAAAATCATCATCTATGTGATGTTAATTGCGATAGCTTTGACTTGCTTACTGCCTTTTTACAGCATGATGATTACTTCCACGCACACGAATTCAGACATTGCCCGGAAGCTGCTTATCGTTCCTGGAGACCAGTTCTTAGTGAACTATCATAGGCTCATTGAAACCGTTAACATCTGGCGTGGTTTAGGAAATACGCTATTCATCACGATAACGGCGACGCTCATTAATGTATATTTTGCTGCGTTAGCTGGGTATGGATTCTCGAAATACAACTTTCGTTATAAAGGCGTATTATTCATGATTACCCTAGGGACGATGATGATTCCTGGACAATTGGGGATTATCGGATTTTATAAATTAATGGATGTTTTCCATATGTTGAACACTTATTATCCGCTCTTGCTTACGTCAATCTACAACGCATTCGGTATTTTTCTAGTCAAACAGTTCGCGGACACATCGGTACCAACCGAAATTATCGAATCCGGAAGAATCGACGGGTATGGTGAAATGCAGCTTTTCCATCGCATCATTTTACCGTTAATGAGTCCTGCACTTGCCACGCTAGCGATCTTTGCTTTCATTGGGAAATGGAACGACTTTTTAGTTCCGATGATTATATTGTTTGATGCCGACATGCAAACCTTGCCAGTCATGATTGCGAGTGTCAAATCGCAGTTTTCATCCGATTTTGGCGCTCAATATGTAGGAATTGTAATATCGGTCGTTCCGATCTTGGTATTCTTCTCTTTTATGTCCAAGCGAATTATTAACGGGGTTGCGGCTGGGGCCGTGAAGGGCTGACGCGTAGACATTGAGAGGAGTGATGCGTGTCAATATTTTATCGTCATTTTAACCAGCAAAACATCACTTATACTTGTAAATTAACTCTAAGGGGCGATATATCTTGAAAGCACAAAAATGGGCTTCTATTTTAATGACAACGGTACTTGCGACAGGTGTTCTAACGGCTTGTGGTTCTAAACCAAATAACAATAGTACAGCAACGAATAGTCCTGCGGCATCAGTCGCACCGGTAGATCCGGCTAAGCTGTCTGGAACTCTTTCCCTATGGACTTTCTTTGATGGAACAAAAGGCATTGCGACAGCATTTGAGAAGAAATATCCGAATGTCAAAGTTGACGTTAAGGTGTTCCCTGGCGATCAATACCAAATCAAACTTTTGTCAGCACTGCAATCTGGTAAAGATGTGCCCGACGTACTTGACCTTGAAAGAAGTTATGTTGGTAAATTCATTGAATCTCCATTCTTGATGGATCTAGCACCAATTGGCGCAGCTGATTTAGTGAAAAACTACATTCCCTATGTTTCTGAGCTTGGCAAATCGTCGGATGGCAAAATCAAAGCGATTTCCGACCAATCCTCTCCTGGCGGCTTCTGGTATTTGAAAGAAAATGCGAAAAAGTACCTGGGTACGGATGATTCGACTCAAATCAGCGAAATGGTCAACAGCTACGATAAAATCGTTGAGCTTGGTAAAAAAGTTGCAAAGCAAAGCGATGGCAAGGTTCATTTAATCGCGAATGCAGGGGACTTGTTTGACATTGCCAGCTACAATACACAGCCTTTCTATTTGAATGGCAAATTAAATATCGATCCAAGATGGGAAAAAGTATATAACAGCCAAAAAGAGATTCGTACAAATAACGTAGATGGAAAATTGCCATTCATGTCAGCGGGCTGGGGTAATGCGCTCAATGACGGAAGTGTTGTGTTAGTAGCAATGCCAGCTTGGGCAACATTCATGATCGGTAACAAAGACAACAAAGCGGTTGGTAAGTTTGGCGTTGCCAAAACACCAGAAGGCTTCTACAACGGCGGAACATTCCGTGCGATTTATAATAAAACGGCCAATAAAGACATCGCTGCTGAATTTATCAAATTCTCGGCAAGCGCTGAATGGCAGAACGCAGATCTATTGGCAAGAGGGAACATGCCAGCGCTTCAAAGCGTTTACGATGCAAATCTAGATAAGTACACGGCTCCGTTAACTGGCGATCAAAAAGTGCTGCAGCCTTACTACGCTATGATGAAGTCGATGCCAGTCATTAAGTCCGACAAATACAGCGATTCGATTCTTAGCTTGTGGAGAAAAACAGCAGGTCAAGGAATTACAGACAATAAAAGCTATGCGAATGTTGTAGCAGCCTTCCAAAAAGAAGTGAAAGCAGCGTTCCCTGAGCTTCAATAATTGAAAAAAAGAAAAGCGGCTGTTTCGTAAAGAAACAGCCGCATATTTAGAAGGAGAGAGACCAGCTAATGAGCATCCTTCATGATTATGTTAACCGAATCCGCATCATTGACGGTCATGAACACCTCGCAACACCGCAAATTCGAAAAAAAGAAAATCATGATTTGTTTTCCCTGCTGCATTACTTGGACTCTGACTTTTATAGCGCTGGCATGAAAATGGGTGCGTTAGGAAGGCAAAGTTCACTAGATGTGGAACAAAAGGCTTCCTTGTTTATAGACTATTGGCATCAAACGAAAAATACAACGTATGCCCGGATGTTTCGTACAGCAATGGAAGATTTATATGAGCTCAACGAGTGGAACGTGAATGGCCTACTAGAGGCGAATGAAAAAGTGTCCCAAGCAACGCACAATCCTAATTGGTATGAGCATGTGATGGTCCAAAAGTCCGGGATTGATCTTGCC is drawn from Paenibacillus sp. V4I7 and contains these coding sequences:
- a CDS encoding class II fructose-bisphosphate aldolase is translated as MNTELRPKNVITLKQALEVAEKYGFAIGSFSPRYTPMITPVLRAAEKMKSPAIVQISHKELIRYGITPKEFADEFYEKVVSEGITVPLVLHLDHTKELETIALAIDAGFTSVMIDASEKNLEDNISTSKEVADYAHAKGVSVEAELGMIGTTDFVETDKDEELYTDPQEAKRFVNETNIDALAVSCGTAHGVYMVRQPKIDVARLQEIRSLTPVHLVLHGGSGVPAEMMEGAIRLPSGGVSKVNIATDLELSFLGALEREERLTNEECKALEPSLLEKGRAAVENTVIDKMIHFLGSKAQADHFA
- a CDS encoding alpha-mannosidase, whose protein sequence is MKQKKLYMIGNAHLDPVWLWQWQEGFQETKATFRSALDRMKEYDDFIFTSSSAANYEWVENNDKKMFEEIKERVREGRWQIVGGWWIQPDCNIPGGESFVRQGLYGQRYFKEKLGVTAKVGYNVDSFGHHGMLPQILLKSGMPYYIFMRPMPNEKGLPGRLFHWESDDGSRVLTYRIPFEYCTWGKDLEKHVRRCMEELKDPFGNLMVFYGVGNHGGGPTKENIDSIKRMNGLPEFPTMEMAAPNEFFADMEAMQLPIPVVHDDLQHHASGCYAVHSGIKHWNRQAENKLIAAEKWSSWAELRTGQAYPTDFHRAWKNVLFNQFHDILAGTSLESAYEDARNMHGEAMTIAERGLNYAIQSISWHIGIEQEDGMKPIVVFNPHSWESTVNIELEIGGIKDTTILVDENGKQVHFQLVQSQATAGGRYRLSFIAQLPSMGYRVYKVLTASQEPKLVSQPIKANDYALENDRFRLEFDPKTGFISSLFDKKVNVEVFRGPAARPDVIEDKSDTWSHNVFHFNNKVGEFIATSVQRVEHGPVKSVIRVTSEYGSSKIVQDFTLYKQLDYIDVKVTVDWREQFKMLKLVFPINLVFTKQTYEIPYGFKEREHNGEEEPGQSWVDYGGILRDIGEHGGTSYGVSLMNDAKYSYSIMNKELAMTVIRSPIYAHHDPVVPEPKGHYSFIDQGIQTFNYRLQPHQGSWEQAGTVKHALELNQRPITIIESYHEGELPQKDSYLTVDKDNIIVSVVKKAEEGSDLIIRAYETTRETTEATIRLPHLNREITAKFGPCEIKTFRVPSDPSLSVTETDLIEW
- a CDS encoding sugar-binding domain-containing protein, translated to MAIKQISLNGSDWLFKDFLGEDWIWRHAEKPDSKDSRWWRKGTVPGTVLYDLWQNGEVSDPYFERNSLLAEWVPERTWIYKKSFDIDASMLGQRVQLHFKGVDFEAQFFLNGAKIGHHKGMFTAAVFDVTDILHYGGSNLLSVVIEKAPDEQPQVSKTSYVREHKSRMTYWWDFCPRMIHQGIWDDVYLDVTGPIRIEDIYVRSTLSNDFGLANLTIDSTISSGKQAEVRVETCIFSGDEQVSSVVSVHLVNEGETKLSSIVELNHPRLWEPNGSGEAHLYQVRINVFEKINEPERRADSQLSSVKETTFGIRTVAWHRNETPDQTARPYVLVVNEHKTYIKGWNWVPMDVMYGREQPAKLERLLTLAKQAGVNMLRVWGGGLIEKDAFYELCNRYGIMVWQEFIQSSSGIANKPSEDEAFITMMVQEAEQIIPRKRNHPSLVLWCGGNELQDSDDRPLDDTEPVLEALKQVVETLHPDALWLPTSPTGRCFSNTLDNIEQDPTGQHDVHGPWEFQGLSQQYELYNKGTSLLHSEFGVEGMTHLKTLNYTISESNQWPATRDNPIYFHRGSWWINEPMIQSSFGNELHHPEALIRASQFLQAEGLRYAVESNLRRMWQNSGTLPWQFNEPFPNAYCTSALDYFTNPKPIYYAMAKAYQTIQVSASFATIAWEGRETFKADVWGVQTDRIELGELTSQWRLVGASGHLYAEAEWQGKVVPNAAIRLGTFELPLQQLQEDVFFFRINLVNAAKEVISSNCYPFSVKANLVPMLVLPQTSLQVEKTLTEKGGVWQLQVTNVGTHAAFIVHLEDARSVTAEDYVYYSDNDFSLFPGESKTINVRWSSIPEADRKLNVSAWNSPVQHI
- a CDS encoding DeoR/GlpR family DNA-binding transcription regulator is translated as MIAIHRRTKIKEILFQERSVKVADLVKEFNVSEETIRRDLNQLEQEGIIQKNYGGAILMEELQNNSQIIPPVEQRRFQFYEEKDAIGKMAASLVEGNQIVILDAGSTTWCVARHLRNVPKLMVVTNGTDVAEESSQNEDASVFVIGGKLIKKSMSLVGPQAELELQKYNADFSFLGASGITMRKGFTSSDLYEAEVKRAMISAGQKIVIVADHSKFERQGLVSFSSFQDVDILVTSDLVEPSILDEIRQCGVQVIVCPVKELILYEDE